In the genome of Sander vitreus isolate 19-12246 chromosome 13, sanVit1, whole genome shotgun sequence, one region contains:
- the LOC144527623 gene encoding neuroligin-3-like isoform X1, which yields MWLATFRDHLLPAHLLHHQGTVTITHCALLWWILCSCWSFTKATSQKFYPTVTTQFGKLRGLRVPVPSEVLRPVDQYLGVPYAAPPVGEKRFMPPDQPASWSGVKNATHFMPVCPQNIHNTVPEIMMPIWFTYNLDTVATYIQDQSEDCLYLNIYAPTEEGSQHKKKGAAFSHAETHISEDIRDSEARPVMVYIHGGSYMEGTGNMMDGSVLASYGNVVVVTLNYRIGILGFLSTGDQAAKGNYGLLDQIQALRWISKNIGYFGGDPGRITVFGSGIGASCVSLLTLSHHSEGLFHRAIIQSGSALSSWAVNYQPVKYTRMLAERVGCNVLDTVDMVSCLQKKSARELVEQDIQPARYRVAFGPVIDGDVIPDDPEILMEQGEFLNYDIMLGVNQGEGLRFVENVMDLEDGVSGSDFDFAVSDFVDSLYGYPEGKDTLRETIKFMYTDWADKDNPETRRKTLVALFTDHQWVEPSVVTADLHARYGSPTYFYAFYHHCQSLMKPVWSDSAHGDEVPYVFGIPMVGPTDLFPCNFSRNDIMLSAVVMTYWTNFAKSGDPNKPVPQDTKFIHTKANRFEEVAWSKYDPFDQLYLHIGLKPRIRDHYRATKVAFWKHLVPHLYNLHDMFHYSSTTTKVTPLDPTQSNGKRSGSTGRPPVSTAHIDGDGREMGPLIMPNPRDYSTELSVTIAVGASLLFLNVLAFAALYYRKDKRSRQDTSQQPSPQHDSKGNNVSHTTTVDETLSQQRNQCEALHDPLHISPSLDYSLSQRRSPDDIPLMTPNNITMIPNSLMGLSNMSPYSTFPAGYSSAGLPSTHSTTRV from the exons ATGTGGCTGGCTACATTTAGAGACCATCTGTTGCCTGCACACCTGCTACATCATCAAGGGACTGTTACCATCACCCACTGTGCTCTTCTTTGGTGGATATTATGTTCCTGCTGGTCATTCACCAAGGCAACAAGCCAGAAATTCTACCCGACAGTGACCACTCAGTTTGGGAAACTGCGAGGCCTCAGGGTTCCTGTGCCCAGCGAGGTGCTCAGGCCTGTTGATCAGTATCTGGGGGTCCCCTATGCTGCTCCACCTGTGGGTGAGAAGCGCTTCATGCCCCCCGACCAGCCAGCCTCTTGGTCAGGTGTCAAGAATGCTACCCACTTCATGCCTGTGTGCCCTCAGAACATCCACAACACCGTGCCAGAGATCATGATGCCCATATGGTTCACCTATAACCTGGACACAGTAGCCACATACATTCAGGATCAGAGCGAGGACTGTTTATATCTAAACATCTACGCTCCGACAGAGGAGG GGAGCCAACACAAGAAAAAGGGGGCGGCTTTCTCACATGCTGAGACTCATATATCTGAAG ATATAAGGGACTCTGAGGCTCGACCTGTGATGGTCTACATCCATGGAGGCTCCTATATGGAGGGCACTGGGAACATGATGGACGGCAGCGTGCTGGCCAGTTATGGGAATGTTGTTGTCGTCACGCTCAACTACAGAATTGGAATATTAG GCTTCCTCAGTACTGGTGACCAGGCAGCAAAAGGAAACTATGGACTCCTGGACCAGATTCAAGCTCTCCGTTGGATCAGTAAGAACATTGGTTACTTTGGAGGAGACCCAGGTCGCATCACAGTCTTTGGATCTGGAATCGGTGCTTCATGTGTCAGTCTGCTAACTCTGTCCCACCACTCAGAGG GTTTGTTCCACAGAGCCATCATCCAAAGTGGTTCAGCCCTGTCTAGCTGGGCTGTCAACTACCAACCAGTCAAGTACACTCGCATGCTGGCCGAGAGGGTTGGCTGCAACGTGCTGGACACCGTGGACATGGTCTCCTGCCTGCAGAAGAAGAGTGCAAGGGAGCTGGTGGAGCAAGACATCCAACCTGCCCGATACCGCGTCGCTTTTGGTCCTGTCATTGACGGAGACGTCATCCCGGATGACCCAGAGATCCTCATGGAGCAGGGCGAGTTCCTTAACTATGATATAATGCTGGGTGTTAATCAAGGAGAAGGGCTGCGCTTTGTGGAGAACGTGATGGATCTGGAGGACGGCGTGTCTGGCAGTGACTTTGACTTTGCAGTGTCAGACTTTGTGGACAGTTTGTATGGCTACCCAGAAGGGAAGGACACACTGAGGGAGACAATTAAATTCATGTACACAGACTGGGCTGACAAGGACAATCCGGAGACCAGGAGGAAGACCCTGGTGGCCCTCTTCACTGACCACCAATGGGTTGAGCCCTCTGTGGTGACTGCTGACCTACACGCCCGCTACGGGTCGCCTACATACTTCTACGCCTTCTACCACCACTGCCAGAGCCTCATGAAGCCAGTGTGGTCGGATTCAGCGCACGGAGATGAGGTGCCTTATGTGTTTGGCATCCCGATGGTGGGCCCAACTGACCTGTTCCCCTGTAACTTCTCCAGGAACGACATCATGCTCAGCGCTGTGGTTATGACTTATTGGACCAACTTTGCCAAGAGTGG GGATCCTAACAAACCAGTGCCACAGGACACCAAATTCATCCACACCAAGGCCAACCGCTTCGAGGAGGTGGCTTGGTCTAAGTACGACCCCTTCGACCAGCTGTACTTGCACATTGGCCTAAAGCCTCGTATCCGTGACCACTACCGCGCCACCAAGGTGGCCTTCTGGAAACACTTGGTGCCCCATCTCTACAACCTCCACGACATGTTCCATtactcctccaccaccaccaaggTCACCCCACTGGATCCCACCCAGTCCAACGGTAAGAGGTCCGGCAGCACCGGGCGGCCTCCTGTATCCACCGCCCACATTGACGGGGACGGGAGGGAGATGGGCCCGCTGATTATGCCAAACCCGAGGGATTACTCCACAGAGCTCAGCGTCACCATTGCTGTAGGAGCGTCACTGCTCTTCCTCAACGTCCTGGCCTTCGCCGCTCTGTACTACCGCAAGGACAAGCGCAGTCGGCAGGACACCTCCCAGCAGCCCAGTCCCCAGCATGACAGCAAAGGCAACAACGTGAGCCACACCACCACTGTAGACGAGACCCTGTCCCAGCAAAGGAACCAGTGTGAAGCCCTTCACGATCCTCTTCACATCTCGCCCAGCTTGGACTACTCACTGAGCCAACGGCGCTCCCCTGACGACATCCCTCTGATGACCCCAAACAACATCACCATGATCCCCAACTCCCTGATGGGCCTCTCCAACATGAGTCCATACAGCACCTTCCCTGCTGGTTACAGCTCTGCAGGCCTGCCAAGCACCCACTCTACCACTCGGGTATAG
- the LOC144527623 gene encoding neuroligin-3-like isoform X3 — protein sequence MWLATFRDHLLPAHLLHHQGTVTITHCALLWWILCSCWSFTKATSQKFYPTVTTQFGKLRGLRVPVPSEVLRPVDQYLGVPYAAPPVGEKRFMPPDQPASWSGVKNATHFMPVCPQNIHNTVPEIMMPIWFTYNLDTVATYIQDQSEDCLYLNIYAPTEEDIRDSEARPVMVYIHGGSYMEGTGNMMDGSVLASYGNVVVVTLNYRIGILGFLSTGDQAAKGNYGLLDQIQALRWISKNIGYFGGDPGRITVFGSGIGASCVSLLTLSHHSEGLFHRAIIQSGSALSSWAVNYQPVKYTRMLAERVGCNVLDTVDMVSCLQKKSARELVEQDIQPARYRVAFGPVIDGDVIPDDPEILMEQGEFLNYDIMLGVNQGEGLRFVENVMDLEDGVSGSDFDFAVSDFVDSLYGYPEGKDTLRETIKFMYTDWADKDNPETRRKTLVALFTDHQWVEPSVVTADLHARYGSPTYFYAFYHHCQSLMKPVWSDSAHGDEVPYVFGIPMVGPTDLFPCNFSRNDIMLSAVVMTYWTNFAKSGDPNKPVPQDTKFIHTKANRFEEVAWSKYDPFDQLYLHIGLKPRIRDHYRATKVAFWKHLVPHLYNLHDMFHYSSTTTKVTPLDPTQSNGKRSGSTGRPPVSTAHIDGDGREMGPLIMPNPRDYSTELSVTIAVGASLLFLNVLAFAALYYRKDKRSRQDTSQQPSPQHDSKGNNVSHTTTVDETLSQQRNQCEALHDPLHISPSLDYSLSQRRSPDDIPLMTPNNITMIPNSLMGLSNMSPYSTFPAGYSSAGLPSTHSTTRV from the exons ATGTGGCTGGCTACATTTAGAGACCATCTGTTGCCTGCACACCTGCTACATCATCAAGGGACTGTTACCATCACCCACTGTGCTCTTCTTTGGTGGATATTATGTTCCTGCTGGTCATTCACCAAGGCAACAAGCCAGAAATTCTACCCGACAGTGACCACTCAGTTTGGGAAACTGCGAGGCCTCAGGGTTCCTGTGCCCAGCGAGGTGCTCAGGCCTGTTGATCAGTATCTGGGGGTCCCCTATGCTGCTCCACCTGTGGGTGAGAAGCGCTTCATGCCCCCCGACCAGCCAGCCTCTTGGTCAGGTGTCAAGAATGCTACCCACTTCATGCCTGTGTGCCCTCAGAACATCCACAACACCGTGCCAGAGATCATGATGCCCATATGGTTCACCTATAACCTGGACACAGTAGCCACATACATTCAGGATCAGAGCGAGGACTGTTTATATCTAAACATCTACGCTCCGACAGAGGAGG ATATAAGGGACTCTGAGGCTCGACCTGTGATGGTCTACATCCATGGAGGCTCCTATATGGAGGGCACTGGGAACATGATGGACGGCAGCGTGCTGGCCAGTTATGGGAATGTTGTTGTCGTCACGCTCAACTACAGAATTGGAATATTAG GCTTCCTCAGTACTGGTGACCAGGCAGCAAAAGGAAACTATGGACTCCTGGACCAGATTCAAGCTCTCCGTTGGATCAGTAAGAACATTGGTTACTTTGGAGGAGACCCAGGTCGCATCACAGTCTTTGGATCTGGAATCGGTGCTTCATGTGTCAGTCTGCTAACTCTGTCCCACCACTCAGAGG GTTTGTTCCACAGAGCCATCATCCAAAGTGGTTCAGCCCTGTCTAGCTGGGCTGTCAACTACCAACCAGTCAAGTACACTCGCATGCTGGCCGAGAGGGTTGGCTGCAACGTGCTGGACACCGTGGACATGGTCTCCTGCCTGCAGAAGAAGAGTGCAAGGGAGCTGGTGGAGCAAGACATCCAACCTGCCCGATACCGCGTCGCTTTTGGTCCTGTCATTGACGGAGACGTCATCCCGGATGACCCAGAGATCCTCATGGAGCAGGGCGAGTTCCTTAACTATGATATAATGCTGGGTGTTAATCAAGGAGAAGGGCTGCGCTTTGTGGAGAACGTGATGGATCTGGAGGACGGCGTGTCTGGCAGTGACTTTGACTTTGCAGTGTCAGACTTTGTGGACAGTTTGTATGGCTACCCAGAAGGGAAGGACACACTGAGGGAGACAATTAAATTCATGTACACAGACTGGGCTGACAAGGACAATCCGGAGACCAGGAGGAAGACCCTGGTGGCCCTCTTCACTGACCACCAATGGGTTGAGCCCTCTGTGGTGACTGCTGACCTACACGCCCGCTACGGGTCGCCTACATACTTCTACGCCTTCTACCACCACTGCCAGAGCCTCATGAAGCCAGTGTGGTCGGATTCAGCGCACGGAGATGAGGTGCCTTATGTGTTTGGCATCCCGATGGTGGGCCCAACTGACCTGTTCCCCTGTAACTTCTCCAGGAACGACATCATGCTCAGCGCTGTGGTTATGACTTATTGGACCAACTTTGCCAAGAGTGG GGATCCTAACAAACCAGTGCCACAGGACACCAAATTCATCCACACCAAGGCCAACCGCTTCGAGGAGGTGGCTTGGTCTAAGTACGACCCCTTCGACCAGCTGTACTTGCACATTGGCCTAAAGCCTCGTATCCGTGACCACTACCGCGCCACCAAGGTGGCCTTCTGGAAACACTTGGTGCCCCATCTCTACAACCTCCACGACATGTTCCATtactcctccaccaccaccaaggTCACCCCACTGGATCCCACCCAGTCCAACGGTAAGAGGTCCGGCAGCACCGGGCGGCCTCCTGTATCCACCGCCCACATTGACGGGGACGGGAGGGAGATGGGCCCGCTGATTATGCCAAACCCGAGGGATTACTCCACAGAGCTCAGCGTCACCATTGCTGTAGGAGCGTCACTGCTCTTCCTCAACGTCCTGGCCTTCGCCGCTCTGTACTACCGCAAGGACAAGCGCAGTCGGCAGGACACCTCCCAGCAGCCCAGTCCCCAGCATGACAGCAAAGGCAACAACGTGAGCCACACCACCACTGTAGACGAGACCCTGTCCCAGCAAAGGAACCAGTGTGAAGCCCTTCACGATCCTCTTCACATCTCGCCCAGCTTGGACTACTCACTGAGCCAACGGCGCTCCCCTGACGACATCCCTCTGATGACCCCAAACAACATCACCATGATCCCCAACTCCCTGATGGGCCTCTCCAACATGAGTCCATACAGCACCTTCCCTGCTGGTTACAGCTCTGCAGGCCTGCCAAGCACCCACTCTACCACTCGGGTATAG
- the LOC144527623 gene encoding neuroligin-3-like isoform X2: MWLATFRDHLLPAHLLHHQGTVTITHCALLWWILCSCWSFTKATSQKFYPTVTTQFGKLRGLRVPVPSEVLRPVDQYLGVPYAAPPVGEKRFMPPDQPASWSGVKNATHFMPVCPQNIHNTVPEIMMPIWFTYNLDTVATYIQDQSEDCLYLNIYAPTEEGELVDSEARPVMVYIHGGSYMEGTGNMMDGSVLASYGNVVVVTLNYRIGILGFLSTGDQAAKGNYGLLDQIQALRWISKNIGYFGGDPGRITVFGSGIGASCVSLLTLSHHSEGLFHRAIIQSGSALSSWAVNYQPVKYTRMLAERVGCNVLDTVDMVSCLQKKSARELVEQDIQPARYRVAFGPVIDGDVIPDDPEILMEQGEFLNYDIMLGVNQGEGLRFVENVMDLEDGVSGSDFDFAVSDFVDSLYGYPEGKDTLRETIKFMYTDWADKDNPETRRKTLVALFTDHQWVEPSVVTADLHARYGSPTYFYAFYHHCQSLMKPVWSDSAHGDEVPYVFGIPMVGPTDLFPCNFSRNDIMLSAVVMTYWTNFAKSGDPNKPVPQDTKFIHTKANRFEEVAWSKYDPFDQLYLHIGLKPRIRDHYRATKVAFWKHLVPHLYNLHDMFHYSSTTTKVTPLDPTQSNGKRSGSTGRPPVSTAHIDGDGREMGPLIMPNPRDYSTELSVTIAVGASLLFLNVLAFAALYYRKDKRSRQDTSQQPSPQHDSKGNNVSHTTTVDETLSQQRNQCEALHDPLHISPSLDYSLSQRRSPDDIPLMTPNNITMIPNSLMGLSNMSPYSTFPAGYSSAGLPSTHSTTRV, translated from the exons ATGTGGCTGGCTACATTTAGAGACCATCTGTTGCCTGCACACCTGCTACATCATCAAGGGACTGTTACCATCACCCACTGTGCTCTTCTTTGGTGGATATTATGTTCCTGCTGGTCATTCACCAAGGCAACAAGCCAGAAATTCTACCCGACAGTGACCACTCAGTTTGGGAAACTGCGAGGCCTCAGGGTTCCTGTGCCCAGCGAGGTGCTCAGGCCTGTTGATCAGTATCTGGGGGTCCCCTATGCTGCTCCACCTGTGGGTGAGAAGCGCTTCATGCCCCCCGACCAGCCAGCCTCTTGGTCAGGTGTCAAGAATGCTACCCACTTCATGCCTGTGTGCCCTCAGAACATCCACAACACCGTGCCAGAGATCATGATGCCCATATGGTTCACCTATAACCTGGACACAGTAGCCACATACATTCAGGATCAGAGCGAGGACTGTTTATATCTAAACATCTACGCTCCGACAGAGGAGGGTGAGTTGGT GGACTCTGAGGCTCGACCTGTGATGGTCTACATCCATGGAGGCTCCTATATGGAGGGCACTGGGAACATGATGGACGGCAGCGTGCTGGCCAGTTATGGGAATGTTGTTGTCGTCACGCTCAACTACAGAATTGGAATATTAG GCTTCCTCAGTACTGGTGACCAGGCAGCAAAAGGAAACTATGGACTCCTGGACCAGATTCAAGCTCTCCGTTGGATCAGTAAGAACATTGGTTACTTTGGAGGAGACCCAGGTCGCATCACAGTCTTTGGATCTGGAATCGGTGCTTCATGTGTCAGTCTGCTAACTCTGTCCCACCACTCAGAGG GTTTGTTCCACAGAGCCATCATCCAAAGTGGTTCAGCCCTGTCTAGCTGGGCTGTCAACTACCAACCAGTCAAGTACACTCGCATGCTGGCCGAGAGGGTTGGCTGCAACGTGCTGGACACCGTGGACATGGTCTCCTGCCTGCAGAAGAAGAGTGCAAGGGAGCTGGTGGAGCAAGACATCCAACCTGCCCGATACCGCGTCGCTTTTGGTCCTGTCATTGACGGAGACGTCATCCCGGATGACCCAGAGATCCTCATGGAGCAGGGCGAGTTCCTTAACTATGATATAATGCTGGGTGTTAATCAAGGAGAAGGGCTGCGCTTTGTGGAGAACGTGATGGATCTGGAGGACGGCGTGTCTGGCAGTGACTTTGACTTTGCAGTGTCAGACTTTGTGGACAGTTTGTATGGCTACCCAGAAGGGAAGGACACACTGAGGGAGACAATTAAATTCATGTACACAGACTGGGCTGACAAGGACAATCCGGAGACCAGGAGGAAGACCCTGGTGGCCCTCTTCACTGACCACCAATGGGTTGAGCCCTCTGTGGTGACTGCTGACCTACACGCCCGCTACGGGTCGCCTACATACTTCTACGCCTTCTACCACCACTGCCAGAGCCTCATGAAGCCAGTGTGGTCGGATTCAGCGCACGGAGATGAGGTGCCTTATGTGTTTGGCATCCCGATGGTGGGCCCAACTGACCTGTTCCCCTGTAACTTCTCCAGGAACGACATCATGCTCAGCGCTGTGGTTATGACTTATTGGACCAACTTTGCCAAGAGTGG GGATCCTAACAAACCAGTGCCACAGGACACCAAATTCATCCACACCAAGGCCAACCGCTTCGAGGAGGTGGCTTGGTCTAAGTACGACCCCTTCGACCAGCTGTACTTGCACATTGGCCTAAAGCCTCGTATCCGTGACCACTACCGCGCCACCAAGGTGGCCTTCTGGAAACACTTGGTGCCCCATCTCTACAACCTCCACGACATGTTCCATtactcctccaccaccaccaaggTCACCCCACTGGATCCCACCCAGTCCAACGGTAAGAGGTCCGGCAGCACCGGGCGGCCTCCTGTATCCACCGCCCACATTGACGGGGACGGGAGGGAGATGGGCCCGCTGATTATGCCAAACCCGAGGGATTACTCCACAGAGCTCAGCGTCACCATTGCTGTAGGAGCGTCACTGCTCTTCCTCAACGTCCTGGCCTTCGCCGCTCTGTACTACCGCAAGGACAAGCGCAGTCGGCAGGACACCTCCCAGCAGCCCAGTCCCCAGCATGACAGCAAAGGCAACAACGTGAGCCACACCACCACTGTAGACGAGACCCTGTCCCAGCAAAGGAACCAGTGTGAAGCCCTTCACGATCCTCTTCACATCTCGCCCAGCTTGGACTACTCACTGAGCCAACGGCGCTCCCCTGACGACATCCCTCTGATGACCCCAAACAACATCACCATGATCCCCAACTCCCTGATGGGCCTCTCCAACATGAGTCCATACAGCACCTTCCCTGCTGGTTACAGCTCTGCAGGCCTGCCAAGCACCCACTCTACCACTCGGGTATAG